One region of Deinococcus budaensis genomic DNA includes:
- a CDS encoding YifB family Mg chelatase-like AAA ATPase, giving the protein MLARARSVALIGVDAVPVEVEVDVSPGLPSFMVVGLPDQAVSEARERVRAAVRNAGLPFPAARITVNLAPADLRKEGPLYDLPIALGLLAAQELLPAGALAGVVSAGELALDGTLRPIAGAVNLALLAAQEGLPALLPEGNAAEAALIDGVSVYGAVSLLAAVRHLTGEVRLEAAPPPEPAPAEAALLDLADLKGQTAAKRALEIALAGGHNLLLVGSPGSGKTMLARRAPGLLPPLTRAEALEVTRIHSAAGLLAARGGLVGHAPYRAPHHTVSDAGLIGGGSVPKPGEVSLAHRGVLFLDEFPEFSRKALETLRQPLEDRTVSISRARATVTYPANFQLIAAMNPCKCGHHGDPEKACTCTPAERTRYAGRLSGPLLDRLDLLVRVPRLTVEELSRAPETEGSAAVRERIAHARRRMLARQGTRNSDLAGQALRRHAPLAPGPEAFLRAAARQLSLTGRGYDRVLRVARTVADLAGSPEIREPHLAEAVTYRPRELT; this is encoded by the coding sequence ATGCTCGCCCGCGCCCGCAGCGTGGCATTGATCGGCGTGGACGCCGTGCCCGTCGAGGTCGAGGTGGACGTGAGTCCGGGCCTGCCCAGTTTTATGGTCGTCGGCCTCCCGGACCAGGCGGTCAGCGAGGCGCGCGAGCGGGTGCGCGCCGCCGTGCGCAACGCGGGCCTGCCCTTTCCCGCCGCGCGCATCACGGTGAACCTCGCGCCCGCCGACCTCCGCAAGGAAGGGCCGCTGTACGACCTGCCCATCGCGCTGGGGCTGCTCGCCGCGCAGGAACTGCTGCCCGCAGGCGCGCTCGCGGGGGTGGTCAGCGCCGGGGAACTGGCCCTGGACGGCACCCTGCGCCCCATTGCCGGGGCCGTCAACCTCGCGCTGCTCGCCGCGCAAGAAGGCCTGCCTGCCCTGCTGCCGGAGGGGAACGCCGCCGAGGCCGCCCTGATTGACGGGGTCAGCGTGTACGGGGCCGTCAGCCTGCTCGCGGCGGTGCGCCACCTGACCGGAGAAGTGAGGCTGGAAGCGGCGCCGCCCCCCGAACCCGCCCCCGCCGAGGCCGCCCTGCTCGACCTGGCCGACCTCAAGGGCCAGACGGCGGCCAAGCGGGCGCTGGAGATCGCGCTGGCCGGGGGGCACAACCTGCTGCTCGTCGGCTCGCCTGGCAGCGGCAAGACCATGCTGGCCCGGCGCGCGCCGGGGTTGCTGCCGCCCCTCACGCGGGCCGAGGCGCTGGAGGTCACCCGCATCCATTCGGCCGCCGGGCTGCTCGCCGCGCGGGGCGGGCTGGTGGGTCACGCGCCCTACCGCGCGCCGCACCACACCGTCAGCGACGCGGGGCTGATCGGCGGCGGCAGCGTGCCCAAGCCCGGCGAGGTCTCGCTGGCGCACCGTGGGGTCCTCTTTCTCGACGAATTTCCCGAGTTCTCGCGCAAGGCGCTGGAAACCCTGCGGCAACCCCTCGAAGACCGCACCGTGTCGATCAGCCGGGCGCGGGCCACCGTCACCTACCCGGCCAACTTTCAGCTGATCGCCGCCATGAACCCCTGCAAGTGCGGGCACCACGGCGACCCCGAAAAAGCCTGCACCTGCACCCCCGCCGAACGCACCCGTTACGCCGGGCGCCTCAGCGGCCCCTTGCTCGACCGCCTCGATCTGCTGGTGCGGGTGCCCAGGCTGACGGTCGAGGAGCTTTCCCGCGCGCCGGAGACCGAGGGCAGCGCCGCCGTCCGCGAGCGGATCGCCCACGCCCGCCGCCGCATGCTGGCCCGTCAGGGCACCCGCAACAGCGACCTCGCCGGGCAGGCCCTGCGTCGGCACGCGCCACTGGCCCCCGGGCCGGAGGCTTTCCTGCGCGCCGCTGCCCGCCAGCTCAGCCTGACGGGACGCGGCTACGACCGCGTTTTGCGGGTCGCCCGCACCGTCGCGGACCTCGCCGGCAGTCCGGAGATCCGCGAGCCTCACCTGGCCGAGGCCGTGACCTACCGCCCACGCGAGCTGACCTGA
- a CDS encoding [LysW]-lysine hydrolase, with amino-acid sequence MRPDPELARHAARELVAGAVAIPSVSGEEGAAAAFLTGWMAGHGFAAHIDQAGNAVGERGSGPLTVVLLGHIDTVPGDIPVRVEDGVLHGRGSVDAKGSFCAFVAAVAALPPAALAGARFVCVGATEEEAPSSRGARHAARAYQPDFVLIGEPSGWEGLTLGYKGRLVARVRVQKDNFHTAGDGTSAADDLAEGWWRVREWAARTSGDGVFDAVQATLGGLASHNDGLTQVAEGTFSLRLPPRLSPRAAEDALLAALEGLPAHVTFSGHESAVRHPRDNALTRALRVAIRAQGGTPVFKVKTGTSDMNVVAELWPVPTLAYGPGDSALDHTPQERLDLGEYDRAVAVLQAALTRLAAGTARAGEASPATS; translated from the coding sequence ATGCGTCCCGACCCTGAGCTGGCCCGTCACGCGGCGCGCGAGCTGGTCGCCGGGGCCGTCGCCATCCCGTCGGTCTCGGGCGAGGAGGGCGCCGCCGCCGCGTTCCTGACGGGCTGGATGGCCGGGCACGGCTTCGCGGCGCACATCGACCAGGCCGGAAACGCGGTGGGCGAGCGCGGCAGCGGTCCCCTCACGGTGGTGTTGCTGGGACACATCGACACGGTGCCCGGCGACATCCCGGTGCGGGTGGAGGACGGGGTGCTGCACGGGCGCGGCAGTGTGGACGCCAAGGGCAGTTTCTGCGCTTTCGTGGCGGCGGTGGCGGCCCTGCCCCCGGCGGCGCTGGCTGGAGCACGTTTCGTGTGTGTCGGCGCGACCGAGGAGGAGGCGCCCAGCAGCCGGGGTGCCCGCCACGCCGCGCGCGCCTACCAGCCCGATTTCGTGCTGATCGGGGAGCCGAGCGGCTGGGAGGGCCTGACGCTGGGGTACAAGGGCCGCCTGGTCGCGCGGGTACGGGTCCAGAAGGACAACTTCCACACGGCGGGCGATGGCACCAGCGCCGCCGACGACCTCGCGGAAGGCTGGTGGCGCGTCCGCGAATGGGCGGCCCGCACCTCCGGCGACGGTGTCTTCGACGCGGTGCAGGCCACCCTGGGCGGGCTGGCCTCGCACAACGACGGGCTGACCCAGGTGGCCGAGGGCACCTTCAGCCTGCGTCTGCCCCCGCGCCTGAGTCCCCGCGCGGCGGAAGACGCGCTGCTCGCCGCGCTGGAGGGCCTGCCTGCCCACGTCACCTTCAGCGGACACGAGAGCGCCGTGCGCCACCCGCGCGACAACGCGCTGACCCGGGCGCTGCGGGTCGCCATCCGGGCGCAGGGAGGCACGCCCGTCTTCAAGGTCAAGACCGGCACCAGCGACATGAACGTGGTCGCGGAGCTGTGGCCGGTGCCCACCCTGGCCTACGGCCCCGGCGACAGCGCCCTCGACCACACGCCGCAAGAACGCCTCGACCTCGGGGAGTATGACCGCGCCGTCGCCGTGCTTCAGGCCGCGCTGACCCGCCTCGCTGCGGGCACGGCGCGGGCGGGTGAGGCGTCCCCGGCGACCTCCTGA
- a CDS encoding SLC13 family permease produces MDPVTILLLLFALALLLFATEWLPVDVTALLLLGALLALGLLAPKEAFAGFGSDTVLTLASLFVLTRVLLRAGVIEWVGVTLARRARNAAGMVRGMLSAVAGVSAFTSNTATTAVFLPVVTGLARRAGIAPSRVLMPLAYASILGGTITVIGTSTNLVVSGALPAAGLPPLGFFELAWVGVPVAAVGLLYLFFVAPRLLPAQDAAIEESLRAYLADLTVAPGSPLAGQTLRESGLGRDHGLTVVAVRRGDQTIYAPGPAFAVEEGDTLAVEGPTDRILTGKSTLGVFSKSEQKLQVGGVAPVRLVEAVVLPGSILIGRTLREARFRERHGVSVLALHRRARTVERLGNLRVHVGDVLLIQGTPERVAGLGDHLTLLGDLTEEQRDLRKAPLALLLFGGAVLTGGLGLLPLSVAVVIAVALALALHLVTPEEAYRSVEWPVIVLVACMLAFGSAFEDTGAARVLTTAISGVLEPLGPHGLLAALFTVTVALTQPMSNQAAALVMLPLAIGTAGALGYDPRPFVIGVTVAASNSFITPLEPSCMLVYGPGRYRFLDFVRVGSGLTVVTFVVAMLVIPRVWPF; encoded by the coding sequence ATGGACCCCGTCACCATCCTGCTGCTGCTGTTCGCCCTGGCCCTGCTGCTGTTCGCCACCGAGTGGCTGCCCGTGGACGTGACGGCGCTGCTGCTGCTGGGCGCGCTGCTGGCGCTGGGGCTGCTGGCGCCGAAGGAAGCCTTCGCGGGGTTCGGCAGCGACACGGTCTTGACGCTCGCCAGCCTGTTCGTGCTGACGCGGGTGCTGCTGCGGGCCGGGGTGATCGAGTGGGTGGGCGTCACCCTGGCCCGGCGCGCCCGCAACGCCGCCGGGATGGTGCGCGGGATGCTCAGCGCCGTGGCGGGGGTCAGCGCCTTTACCAGCAACACCGCCACGACCGCCGTCTTCCTGCCGGTCGTGACCGGACTGGCGCGGCGGGCGGGCATCGCGCCCAGCCGGGTGCTGATGCCGCTGGCCTACGCCAGCATCCTGGGCGGGACCATCACCGTGATCGGCACGAGCACCAACCTGGTCGTGTCGGGCGCGCTGCCCGCTGCTGGCCTTCCCCCGCTGGGGTTTTTCGAACTCGCCTGGGTGGGGGTGCCGGTGGCCGCGGTGGGGCTGCTGTACCTCTTTTTCGTCGCGCCCCGGCTGCTGCCCGCCCAGGACGCCGCCATCGAGGAATCGCTGCGCGCCTACCTCGCGGACCTGACGGTGGCGCCGGGCAGCCCGCTCGCCGGGCAGACGCTGCGCGAGTCGGGCCTGGGCCGCGACCACGGCCTGACGGTCGTCGCCGTGCGGCGCGGCGACCAGACCATCTACGCTCCTGGCCCCGCTTTCGCAGTCGAGGAGGGCGACACGCTGGCAGTTGAGGGGCCGACCGACCGCATCCTGACCGGGAAAAGCACCCTGGGCGTCTTTTCCAAGAGCGAGCAGAAGCTCCAGGTGGGGGGCGTGGCCCCGGTGCGGCTGGTCGAGGCGGTCGTGCTGCCCGGCAGCATCCTGATCGGGCGCACCCTGCGCGAGGCGCGCTTTCGCGAGCGCCACGGGGTCTCGGTTCTCGCGCTGCACCGCCGCGCCCGCACCGTCGAGCGGCTGGGCAACCTGCGCGTTCATGTCGGCGACGTGCTGCTGATTCAGGGCACCCCCGAGCGCGTCGCGGGACTGGGCGACCACCTCACCCTGCTGGGCGACCTCACCGAGGAGCAGCGCGACCTGCGCAAGGCGCCGCTGGCCCTGCTGCTGTTCGGCGGGGCGGTGCTGACGGGTGGTCTGGGCCTGTTGCCGCTCAGCGTGGCGGTGGTAATTGCGGTCGCGTTGGCGCTGGCCCTGCACCTCGTCACGCCGGAAGAAGCCTACCGCTCGGTCGAGTGGCCGGTGATCGTGCTGGTCGCCTGCATGCTCGCCTTCGGCAGCGCGTTCGAGGACACCGGGGCCGCGCGGGTGCTCACGACGGCCATCTCGGGCGTGCTGGAGCCGCTGGGACCCCACGGTCTGCTGGCCGCCCTCTTCACCGTGACGGTCGCGCTGACCCAGCCCATGAGCAACCAGGCTGCCGCGCTGGTCATGCTGCCGCTCGCCATCGGCACCGCGGGGGCGCTGGGCTACGACCCGCGCCCCTTCGTGATCGGGGTCACCGTGGCGGCGAGCAACTCCTTTATCACGCCGCTGGAGCCGTCGTGCATGCTGGTCTACGGTCCGGGCCGCTACCGCTTCCTGGACTTCGTGCGCGTCGGCTCCGGCCTGACAGTGGTGACCTTCGTGGTGGCGATGCTGGTGATTCCGCGCGTCTGGCCCTTCTGA
- a CDS encoding MFS transporter — protein sequence MFARASAWRSRTFSALRHPEYRRYWFSQLLSLVGSWMQATAQQYLVLELSGGSSAALGYVTVAQFLPSLLLSLFAGAVIDRVPRRRVLLTTQIVLLLTASALAVTTHLGVVTLPLVMLIAFVSGTANAFDMPARQSMVVDFVPRSDVPNAVALNSLSFNVSRTVGQALFGVVAALGISLLAGGNADNIARLALPFYLNVASFFVVLFALATLPFPAREAVPHGSVLDDVREGLGYVRRTPAVRNVMLLVGLLSLTVINFNIIIPYYARVVFGAREAAFGTLSAAFGIGAMAGALWQASKPNPLRNLRVGALLLIVSTVALALTPGPLLAAPVLAACGFGMLSLLVSANSTVQLSIPDHLRGRVMSLYSFVLVGMGPPGALIASFLIGKDGPLGPRLGLIALAALGSAALLALWVRLPRQLPIPAPSPSAPPAAAD from the coding sequence ATGTTTGCCCGCGCCTCCGCGTGGCGCTCGCGGACGTTCAGCGCCCTGCGCCATCCCGAATACCGCCGTTACTGGTTCTCGCAGCTGCTCTCGCTGGTCGGCTCGTGGATGCAGGCGACCGCGCAGCAGTACCTGGTGCTGGAGCTGTCGGGCGGGAGCAGCGCGGCACTGGGCTACGTGACGGTCGCGCAGTTCCTGCCCAGCCTGCTGCTGTCGCTGTTCGCGGGGGCCGTGATCGACCGGGTGCCCCGGCGGCGGGTGCTGCTGACCACCCAGATCGTGCTGCTGCTGACCGCCTCGGCGCTCGCCGTGACCACCCACCTGGGCGTGGTGACGCTGCCGCTGGTGATGCTGATCGCCTTTGTCAGCGGCACCGCCAACGCCTTTGACATGCCCGCCCGTCAGAGCATGGTGGTCGATTTCGTGCCGCGCAGCGACGTGCCCAACGCGGTGGCGCTCAACAGCCTGTCGTTTAACGTATCGCGCACCGTCGGGCAGGCGCTGTTCGGGGTGGTGGCGGCGCTAGGCATCTCGCTGCTGGCGGGCGGGAACGCCGACAACATCGCCCGGCTGGCGCTGCCCTTTTACCTCAACGTCGCTTCCTTTTTCGTGGTGCTGTTCGCGCTCGCCACCCTGCCCTTTCCGGCGCGCGAGGCGGTCCCGCACGGCAGCGTGCTCGACGACGTGCGCGAGGGGCTGGGTTACGTGCGGCGCACGCCCGCCGTGCGGAACGTGATGCTGCTGGTCGGGCTGCTGAGCCTCACGGTGATCAACTTCAACATCATCATCCCGTACTACGCGCGGGTGGTGTTCGGGGCGCGCGAAGCGGCTTTCGGCACCCTCTCGGCAGCGTTCGGAATCGGCGCGATGGCGGGCGCGCTGTGGCAGGCCAGCAAGCCCAATCCGCTGCGCAACCTGCGGGTCGGCGCGCTGCTCCTGATCGTCAGCACGGTCGCGCTGGCCCTGACGCCGGGGCCGCTGCTCGCCGCGCCCGTGCTGGCCGCCTGCGGCTTCGGGATGCTTTCCCTGCTGGTGAGCGCCAACAGCACGGTGCAGCTCTCGATTCCTGACCACCTGCGCGGGCGGGTGATGAGCCTGTACTCCTTCGTGCTGGTGGGGATGGGACCGCCCGGAGCGTTGATCGCCAGTTTCCTGATCGGCAAGGACGGCCCGCTGGGACCGCGCCTGGGCCTGATCGCTCTGGCTGCCCTGGGCAGCGCGGCGCTGCTCGCGTTGTGGGTGCGTCTCCCCCGCCAGCTCCCGATTCCGGCGCCCAGCCCGTCTGCGCCGCCCGCCGCGGCGGACTGA
- a CDS encoding peptidoglycan endopeptidase, with the protein MSVLPRTTLLLALLTLTGAAAHAQATTPVSGPDRPVRPGLAVSAPGITVQPGDTAYSLARAHGLSVEALLLLNGLATPDLRVGQVLRVQATPPHSVQPGETFYGLSRRYGVSVDALLAANGLPRDAVLEVGQVLQVPAPGAARSVTAATLPGAPVGSPVGSVAAPAAPLPSPATAATGVTSGVGPGDAPSASTLPHDWRGAALALLGVPYVYGGTSQSGLDCSGFVLQVFSPLGVQLPRRSADQAQTGVPVAAPDLQAGDLVFFDTVGRGEVTHVGIYLGDNQFVNANSYKKQVAVDRLQGDPYWGPRLLGARRVLPPTMYGSAR; encoded by the coding sequence ATGTCCGTACTCCCCCGCACCACGCTGCTGCTGGCCCTGCTGACCTTGACCGGGGCTGCGGCGCATGCTCAGGCCACCACCCCCGTTTCCGGCCCGGACCGCCCCGTGCGTCCGGGCCTCGCCGTTTCGGCCCCCGGAATCACGGTGCAGCCGGGCGACACCGCCTACAGCCTGGCCCGCGCGCACGGCCTGAGCGTGGAGGCGCTGCTCTTGCTCAACGGCCTGGCCACCCCGGACCTGCGGGTCGGGCAGGTGTTGCGGGTGCAGGCCACGCCGCCGCACAGCGTGCAGCCGGGAGAGACGTTCTACGGCCTGTCGCGGCGTTACGGGGTCAGTGTGGACGCGCTGCTGGCCGCCAACGGCCTGCCCCGGGACGCGGTGCTGGAAGTCGGCCAGGTGTTGCAGGTGCCCGCGCCCGGCGCCGCGCGCTCCGTGACTGCGGCTACCCTGCCGGGTGCGCCTGTGGGAAGTCCCGTCGGCAGTGTGGCCGCCCCGGCCGCGCCCCTGCCCTCGCCCGCGACGGCGGCCACCGGCGTGACCAGCGGCGTGGGGCCGGGAGATGCCCCCTCCGCTTCCACGCTGCCGCACGACTGGCGCGGCGCGGCGCTGGCATTGCTGGGCGTGCCCTACGTCTACGGCGGCACCAGCCAGAGCGGGCTGGATTGCAGCGGGTTCGTGTTGCAGGTCTTTTCGCCGCTGGGCGTGCAGTTGCCGCGCCGCAGCGCCGATCAGGCCCAGACGGGCGTGCCGGTCGCGGCTCCGGACCTCCAGGCGGGCGACCTGGTCTTTTTCGACACCGTCGGGCGCGGTGAGGTCACCCACGTCGGCATCTACCTTGGCGACAACCAGTTCGTGAATGCCAACTCGTACAAGAAGCAGGTCGCGGTCGACCGTCTCCAGGGTGACCCCTACTGGGGGCCGCGTCTGCTGGGCGCGCGCCGGGTACTGCCGCCGACGATGTACGGCTCGGCCCGCTGA
- a CDS encoding transcriptional regulator, translating into MPKKERKRLQVVISEEQDALLTRTAYELSSPERLISKSEVVRLAIEKIARELGEGEHLDEYRTLLDSEELGDESG; encoded by the coding sequence ATGCCGAAGAAGGAACGCAAACGCCTCCAGGTCGTCATCAGCGAGGAGCAAGACGCCCTGCTGACGCGCACCGCCTACGAACTTTCCAGCCCCGAGCGGTTGATCAGCAAGAGCGAGGTCGTGCGCCTCGCCATCGAGAAAATCGCCCGCGAACTTGGCGAGGGCGAGCACCTCGACGAGTACCGCACCTTGCTGGACAGCGAGGAGCTGGGCGACGAATCCGGCTGA
- the murA gene encoding UDP-N-acetylglucosamine 1-carboxyvinyltransferase: MQLTPLHLQGGRDLSGEIAVQPSKNAALPIIVASLLSSEPVTLHGVPRLSDVYTILDLAQHIGTRHAWVGPNSLTLHTPEILNTDAPYALVSKMRASFIILGAILARAGQATVSMPGGCAWGPRPVDQHVKALRALGAEISEDGGNFGAVRHGHLSGTFVFEMLTVGGTHNAVLASVLGGGVVTLENASIDTDVVDLVNFLNTLGARIEGAGTNTLTIHGVAALRGGEYTVIPDRIEAGTFMIAAAATRSRLTLTNVRPDHLRAITAKLTEMGVDILEAGDRLIVDARDRELKPVNVTTQSFPGFPTDVQPQMSALLATVPGTSVIQDPVYPDRLTHVAELQRMGANITVSGYTQVIQGGKLHAAPVKAADLRAGAALFIAAMTTEGETVIDGVQYLNRGYERLAERLRSIGANAWQPQPMLASAMD; this comes from the coding sequence ATGCAACTGACGCCGCTGCACCTCCAGGGAGGCCGGGACCTGTCCGGCGAGATCGCTGTCCAGCCCAGCAAGAACGCCGCGCTGCCCATCATCGTGGCGAGCCTCCTGAGCAGCGAACCCGTCACCCTGCACGGCGTGCCCCGGCTCAGCGACGTGTATACCATCCTGGACCTCGCGCAGCATATCGGCACGCGCCATGCCTGGGTCGGCCCCAACAGCCTGACGCTGCACACCCCCGAGATCCTGAACACCGACGCGCCCTACGCGCTGGTGTCCAAGATGCGCGCGAGCTTCATTATCCTGGGCGCGATTCTGGCGCGGGCGGGGCAGGCGACCGTCTCCATGCCCGGCGGCTGCGCCTGGGGGCCGCGCCCGGTCGACCAGCATGTCAAGGCGCTGCGGGCGCTGGGCGCCGAGATCAGCGAGGACGGGGGCAACTTCGGGGCGGTCCGGCACGGGCACCTCAGCGGCACGTTCGTCTTCGAGATGCTGACGGTGGGCGGCACCCACAACGCGGTGCTGGCCTCGGTGCTGGGGGGCGGCGTGGTCACGCTGGAAAACGCCAGCATCGACACCGACGTGGTGGACCTGGTCAATTTCCTGAACACGCTGGGCGCGCGCATCGAGGGGGCGGGCACCAACACGCTGACGATCCACGGGGTTGCGGCCCTACGCGGCGGCGAGTACACCGTGATTCCCGACCGCATCGAGGCCGGGACCTTCATGATCGCGGCCGCCGCCACCCGCAGCCGCCTCACGCTGACCAACGTGCGGCCCGACCATCTGCGCGCGATCACGGCCAAGCTGACCGAGATGGGCGTGGACATCCTCGAAGCCGGGGACCGCCTGATCGTGGACGCGCGGGACCGCGAGCTGAAGCCCGTGAACGTGACCACCCAGAGCTTTCCCGGCTTTCCCACCGACGTGCAGCCGCAGATGAGCGCCCTGCTCGCCACCGTGCCGGGCACCAGCGTCATTCAGGACCCGGTGTACCCCGACCGCCTGACGCACGTGGCCGAGTTGCAGCGCATGGGCGCCAACATCACCGTGAGCGGCTACACCCAGGTGATCCAGGGCGGCAAGCTCCACGCCGCGCCCGTCAAGGCCGCCGACCTGCGCGCCGGAGCGGCCCTCTTTATCGCCGCGATGACCACGGAGGGCGAAACGGTCATCGACGGCGTGCAGTACCTCAACCGGGGCTACGAGCGGCTGGCCGAGCGCTTGCGCTCCATCGGCGCCAACGCCTGGCAGCCCCAGCCCATGCTCGCCAGCGCGATGGACTGA
- a CDS encoding aldo/keto reductase: MQQRDFGSTGLKVSVLGLGAGQVGAETLDESQAERLLHRALDLGVTLIDTARGYGLSEERIGRHLAGRRDEFVLSTKGGYGVEGAQDWTPASIRPGIERALRTMRTDHLDIFHLHSCPLETLQQEDLLAELARAREDGLIRVAAYSGENEALAWAAGSGHFGSVQTSVNVTDQWSLHHALPGASARGLGVIAKRPIANAAWQFAQRPVGEYAEVYWERLQTLKLDPQGLDWTEFALRFSAFAPGVSSAIVGTARVENLERNAAVAERGPLPAGMLEAIEAAWAAHGQTWGGEV, from the coding sequence ATGCAACAGAGAGATTTCGGGAGCACGGGCTTGAAAGTCAGCGTCCTGGGCCTGGGCGCCGGGCAGGTCGGCGCCGAGACGCTCGACGAGTCGCAGGCCGAGCGGCTGCTCCACCGCGCCCTCGACCTGGGCGTTACGCTGATCGACACGGCACGCGGCTACGGCCTCAGCGAGGAGCGCATCGGGCGCCACCTCGCCGGGCGGCGGGACGAGTTCGTGCTGAGCACCAAGGGCGGCTACGGGGTGGAAGGTGCCCAGGACTGGACCCCGGCGAGCATCCGCCCCGGCATCGAGCGGGCGCTGCGGACCATGCGGACGGACCACCTGGATATCTTCCACCTGCACTCGTGCCCGCTGGAGACCTTGCAGCAGGAGGACCTGCTGGCCGAACTGGCGCGGGCGCGCGAGGACGGACTGATCCGGGTCGCGGCCTACAGCGGCGAGAACGAGGCGCTGGCCTGGGCCGCGGGGTCGGGCCACTTCGGCAGCGTGCAGACCAGCGTGAACGTCACCGACCAGTGGAGCCTGCACCACGCCTTGCCCGGCGCCTCGGCGCGTGGCCTGGGCGTGATCGCCAAGCGGCCCATCGCCAACGCGGCGTGGCAGTTTGCCCAGCGCCCGGTCGGCGAATACGCCGAAGTGTACTGGGAGCGCTTGCAGACGCTGAAGCTGGACCCGCAGGGCCTGGACTGGACCGAGTTCGCCCTGCGCTTTTCCGCCTTCGCCCCCGGCGTGAGCAGCGCCATCGTGGGCACGGCGCGGGTGGAGAACCTGGAGCGCAACGCGGCGGTTGCGGAGAGGGGGCCGCTGCCCGCCGGAATGCTGGAGGCCATCGAGGCAGCCTGGGCCGCGCACGGGCAGACGTGGGGTGGCGAGGTCTGA
- a CDS encoding Uma2 family endonuclease yields the protein MSDPAPTFWEMSEEEYLRTEPESPVKREFFGGYVYPLHGATVAQAGVSAGHGEISVSLTLALAPAARRQGCRLFSADMRVYATPPAGQRAYFYPDVVVTCEAITAEATSVRNPCLVVEVLSASTGHSDRTTKLLAYTSLPSLQTYLIIDPTRRLVRVLARDAEGWTDWELSGEGHVPIPCLNTTLTLDDVYAGVLDR from the coding sequence ATGAGCGACCCCGCGCCGACCTTCTGGGAGATGAGCGAGGAGGAATACCTGCGGACCGAACCGGAGAGTCCGGTCAAGCGGGAGTTCTTCGGCGGCTACGTGTACCCCCTGCACGGCGCGACGGTGGCGCAGGCGGGGGTAAGTGCTGGGCACGGAGAGATCAGCGTAAGTCTGACGCTCGCGCTGGCGCCCGCTGCTCGTCGCCAGGGCTGTCGGCTCTTTTCAGCGGATATGCGCGTCTACGCCACGCCTCCGGCCGGGCAACGGGCCTACTTCTACCCGGATGTCGTGGTGACTTGCGAGGCCATCACCGCCGAGGCGACCTCCGTGCGCAACCCTTGCCTGGTGGTGGAGGTGCTGAGCGCGAGTACTGGCCACAGCGACCGGACGACGAAACTGCTGGCCTACACCAGCCTGCCCAGCCTTCAGACCTACCTGATCATTGACCCGACCCGGCGGCTGGTGCGGGTGCTGGCCCGTGACGCTGAGGGCTGGACCGACTGGGAATTGTCAGGGGAAGGCCATGTCCCCATCCCCTGCCTCAACACCACCCTCACCCTGGACGACGTCTACGCAGGTGTGCTCGACCGCTAG